A window of the Arenibacter algicola genome harbors these coding sequences:
- a CDS encoding response regulator → MRTLRVLTIDDHEMITTGYKYLLEAAEFEEFQIKVETANTFETGKQKIEDSARSFKYDLLLLDVQLTETHLEEPYSGEDLGIFARKIIPDTKIVFMSSFSDNYRINSILKNVNPDGYMVKSEVDEKSLIAMVKGVINSPPYYSQKALVAIRKKVSNDLLLDDNDKKILYHVSIGTRTKDMVDFINLSLAGIENRKRQLKVIFGVEKQNDLALVHEARNRGFL, encoded by the coding sequence ATGAGAACTTTAAGAGTCTTAACGATAGATGATCATGAAATGATCACTACTGGATATAAATATCTTTTGGAAGCTGCCGAATTTGAAGAATTTCAGATAAAAGTAGAAACAGCCAATACTTTCGAAACCGGAAAGCAAAAAATAGAGGATTCGGCCAGATCTTTTAAATATGACCTATTGTTGTTGGATGTACAATTAACGGAGACCCATTTGGAGGAACCATATTCCGGTGAGGACTTGGGAATTTTCGCAAGAAAAATTATTCCGGATACCAAAATTGTCTTTATGTCCTCATTTAGTGATAATTATAGAATAAACAGCATTCTAAAAAATGTGAACCCCGATGGTTATATGGTAAAATCGGAAGTGGACGAAAAATCGCTGATTGCCATGGTAAAAGGCGTAATCAATTCCCCCCCTTACTATAGTCAAAAAGCATTGGTGGCCATTAGAAAAAAAGTCTCCAATGACCTATTATTGGACGATAATGACAAAAAAATACTCTATCACGTTTCAATTGGAACAAGGACAAAGGATATGGTCGATTTTATAAACCTGTCCCTAGCTGGAATAGAAAATAGAAAAAGACAGCTTAAGGTAATTTTTGGAGTAGAAAAACAGAACGATTTGGCTCTGGTCCATGAGGCTAGAAACAGAGGATTTCTTTAA